Proteins encoded by one window of Bactrocera oleae isolate idBacOlea1 chromosome 4, idBacOlea1, whole genome shotgun sequence:
- the AIMP3 gene encoding eukaryotic translation elongation factor 1 epsilon-1-like → MCEVDTITKIAKTLGVPAGEVTLNSEKIITRTNNNNTVSGFATILNALAQESKSEIARNSSATREIAADVYQWIEFAVLYVAPGSKDKHISQQLLRDFNNLFSTKSYLVGYLITLADLAIFNAIHNLMKSLSPVEKENYLNLSRWFDHLQQRPEIRQGGNMLNFTTIYLHGWATGTHI, encoded by the exons aTGTGTGAAGTCGACACTATTACTAAAATCGCCAAAACCCTTGGTGTTCCAGCTGGTGAAGTAACGCTTAATTCTGAAAAG ATTATCACTCGCacgaataacaacaacacgGTATCTGGTTTTGCCACTATTCTTAACGCACTCGCACAAGAATCTAAATCAGAGATTGCACGCAACAGTTCAGCGACACGCGAAATTGCCGCGGACGTCTACCAATGGATTGAATTTGCTGTATTGTATGTGGCACCTGGTTCCAAAGACAAACATATATCCCAACAACTACTACGTGACTTCAATAATCTATTCAGCACTAAATCCTACTTAGTAGGATATCTTATTACATTAGCGGATTTAGCTATATTTAATGCCATCCACAATTTGATG aaaTCTCTTTCACCGGtcgaaaaagaaaattatttaaatctctCCCGCTGGTTTGACCATCTGCAACAAAGACCAGAAATACGTCAAGGCGGTAATATGCTCAACTTCACCACAATTTACTTGCATGGTTGGGCGACaggcacacatatataa
- the Gr59f gene encoding putative gustatory receptor 59f has translation MLPTIVHGSSNKGKIQQRSQFSQSYKHTSVDGLETQLYRAVNYFLLLSEIFVSLPYDAHQHVPTDNNKKPNIWLILHIIWCIIIYASLIVAIYSEYTQVNIDLPTIHKPLYFGEYLVYIVHIFHIMISSYWGRHKCHRFLRTLADFDYNLVNFEKQPKYERLTCFLKAHVFLVVLFAIATVSVNYFYSNGIFLNYTRSLVVYLLPNLILSISLIQYYTLLYAIAQRSRRFNEILHAELSQKNSPRIFNERLQRIRLLYSTLQVFTKEVNNSFGFSVVLVYIGSFTNLAVNIFLIYKYVDAGNMSAISWIFYLLVWTTMHIAKMFLILYYNHNIQSQNNNTVLIMNEIGGQNTEMEDTITHFVLQLIINTRTNIVCGVAELNLKFITTLLTGMSTVFIFLLQYAITYEALKLTQNSGNPKPNV, from the exons ATGTTGCCGACGATAGTACACGGTAGTTCAAACAAAGGAAAGATACAGCAACGCTCACAGTTCTCTCAGTCTTATAAGCACACCAGTGTCGATGGTTTGGAAACGCAGTTATATCGGgcagttaattattttttattgctctcTGAGATTTTTGTAAGCCTACCATATGACGCACATCAACATGTACCGACCGACAACAATAAAAAGCCTAACATATGGCTCATATTGCACATCATTTGGTGCATTATTATATATGCCAGTCTCATCGTTGCCATATACAGCGAGTACACGCAGGTCAACATCGACCTGCCGACAATACACAAGCCGTTATATTTTGGCGAATATCTAGTATACATAGTTCATATATTCCACATTATGATCAGCAGTTATTGGGGCCGTCACAAATGTCACCGATTTTTGCGTACCCTAGCCGATTTTGATTACAACTTGGTTAATTTTGAGAAACAACCGAAGTATGAACGTTTAACGTGCTTCTTGAAAGCTCATGTGTTTTTGGTAGTTTTGTTTGCCATTGCGACTGTCAGCGTCAATTACTTTTACAGTAATGGCATTTTCTTGAATTACACACGTAGTCTCGTCGTCTATCTGTTGCCGAACCTAATATTGTCCATCTCACTCATTCAATACTATACGCTGTTGTACGCTATCGCTCAACGCTCGAGACGCTTCAATGAAATCCTGCACGCAGAGCTTTCGCAGAAGAATAGTCCACGTATTTTTAATGAAAGACTGCAACGTATTCGACTACTCTATTCAACTCTACAGGTATTTACGAAGGAAGTGAATAATAGTTTTGGATTTTCGGTCGTCTTGGTATACATTGGATCATTTACAAATTTGGCggtgaatatttttttgatctACAAATATGTAGATGCGGGGAATATGTCGGCAATCTCATGGATTTTCTACTTGTTGGTTTGGACGACCATGCATATTGCTAAGATGTTTCTGATACTTTACTACAACCATAACATCCAGAGTCAG AACAATAATACAGTCCtaataatgaatgaaattggtggCCAAAATACGGAAATGGAGGATACA aTCACACATTTTGTATTGCAATTAATCATAAACACGCGAACAAATATTGTCTGCGGTGTTGCAGAATTAAATctcaaatttattacaaca CTTTTAACGGGCATGTCCACCGTCTTCATATTTTTACTGCAATATGCCATAACTTACGAGGCCCTTAAGTTAACGCAGAACTCGGGGAATCCCAAGCCCAATGTTTGA
- the LOC118683837 gene encoding uncharacterized protein, whose protein sequence is MRSLTLERLIRILTVICQLFCMAPTPKTRQRKLKRLRYFHYVYASVILIYIYVSSSNYIAKVDPSHITLNTIFYLGEILVNNLVCTFCAFNTFYAASNFHKIPQKFLQIFKELKALELPQQPPEYNLLTVLYRKLCLCTVVILLLIIIPLGLVYIKVDYKLTEFLRFLGAYQLPNILLLLKLGQYWLALRFTYLLYKRINETLLQRINHLDLHSSPRRHEVITNAMLPRTSATYEAHDKTYSWYKREFSRTNLDNCEILERLRRLYADLDTLLVQVIHYFDVILLLNFLGSVFGFSITLFELYKSLNSPQWNRLLWHFHYTARVLIILLTNNAVVNEKSRTAFVLNEFYITSKEMEHAVNRFHLHLMLRKPVEKVCGVIELDLMLFIGIFSIACQYVTFLIQIDLSKGPSKIPKMVANDI, encoded by the exons ATGCGTTCGTTAACTCTGGAGCGCTTAATACGCATTCTCACTGTGATCTGTCAGCTATTCTGCATGGCACCGACACCGAAAACGAGACAACGAAAGTTGAAACGACTACGTTACTTTCATTACGTATACGCTTCCGttatactaatatacatttacgTGTCCAGTTCGAATTATATTGCGAAAGTTGACCCTTCGCATATAAcacttaatacaatattttacctGGGCGAAATCCTCGTAAATAATCTCGTATGTACATTTTGTGCGTTTAACACCTTTTATGCGGCAtctaattttcacaaaataccTCAAAAGTTTTTACAAATCTTCAAGGAGTTGAAAGCGCTTGAACTGCCGCAGCAGCCTCCTGAGTATAATCTTTTGACAGTGCTTTACAGGAAGTTGTGCCTTTGCACTGTGGTTATTTTACTTCTGATCATAATCCCTTTAGGCTTGGTTTACATTAAGGTGGATTATAAATTAACTGAGTTTCTGCGCTTCTTAGGCGCTTATCAACTACCGAATATCTTATTACTACTTAAATTGGGTCAATATTGGTTAGCTTTACGTTTTACATATCTACTTTATAAACGTATAAACGAAACGCTCCTACAACGCATAAACCATCTAGATTTACATAGCTCACCGAGAAGGCATGAAGTCATTACTAATGCTATGCTTCCAAGGACCAGTGCGACTTACGAGGCTCACGACAAAACGTATTCTTGGTATAAACGTGAGTTTTCTAGAACAAATTTGGATAATTGTGAGATTTTGGAGCGGCTACGTCGCTTATACGCAGATTTGGATACGCTTCTGGTGCAAGTGATACATTATTTCGATGTAATTCTGTTGCTCAACTTTCTAGGATCAGTCTTCGGTTTTTCAATAACTTTATTTGAACTATACAAAAGTTTGAATTCACCACAATGGAACAGACTACTATGGCATTTTCACTATACCGCACGGGTTCTCATCATTCTGTTGACAAATAATGCAGTTGTGAATGAG AAATCACGTACAGCATTTGTGCTTAATGAGTTCTATATTACATCGAAAGAGATGGAGCACGCGGTCAACCGTTTCCATCTACATCTAATGTTGCGTAAGCCTGTTGAAAAAGTATGCGGTGTAATTGAACTGGATTTAATGCTATTTATAGGG